In one Plasmodium brasilianum strain Bolivian I chromosome Unknown PB_00_13, whole genome shotgun sequence genomic region, the following are encoded:
- a CDS encoding fam-l protein, whose amino-acid sequence MEQKIKSLLFIKIATFIILSWIYHFYHDVETFRKYFIVKYMYDRKLYMRNYRSLAKFEKDKDSNIAWLKEKISNNGMYENKDICYNEMRNLGKSERSNINSGKKFWGLGLVSLLCYVLKTIKPGCLSQLQELLKMYPFKEFFESIDTINVPVGKSSKDVHFYVTGFFGIFIYLLPFILFGVTLILKVVYYHKKVKKYEKIKFRKR is encoded by the exons atcattttaagttggatatatcatttttaccATGACGTC gaGACGTTTAGGAAGTATTTTATCGTGAAATACATGTATgatagaaaattatatatgagaAATTATCGATCCCTAGCTAAATTTGAGAAAGATAAGGATTCAAATATTGCATggttaaaagaaaagatatcaaataatggaatgtatgaaaataaagatatatgttataatgaGATGAGGAACTTAGGAAAAAGCGAACGatcaaatataaattcaGGAAAAA AATTTTGGGGATTAGGACTTGTAAGTTTATTGTGTTATGTATTGAAAACCATTAAACCTGGATGCTTAAGTCAATTACAGGAATTGTTAAAAATGTATCCTTTTAAAGAGTTTTTCGAATCTATAGATACAATAAATGTGCCGGTGGGAAAAAGTTCTAAGGATGTTCACTTTTATGTAACTGGtttttttggtatttttatatatttattaccttttatattattcggTGTTACACTTATATTAAAGGTTGTTTACTACCATAagaaagttaaaaaatatgaaaaaattaagttcagaaaaagataa